GCAATTGTCCGCACTGTCGCCACAACTCACCTATTAGATAATTTGGCGGCTAAATATGGTTTGCCAATTTATGAGACAGCCGTAGGCTTTAAATACATCGGTGAAAAAATGCGAGAAACCACCGTTTTGATTGGCGGTGAAGAATCAGGTGGTTTAAGCGTCATTGGGCATATTCCCGAAAAAGATGGTGTTTTGGCAGATATGCTAGTTGCCGAAGCGATCGCCTACGAAGGTAAACCCCTGAGTCAACTTGTCAAAGAAGCGATCGCCGAAGCTGACGGCCCCTTGTATAACAATCGTTTGGACTTACACCTCACCGAAGCCCACAAAACCGCCGTTATCGACTCCTACACCCACAATCCCCCTTCAGACGTGGCGGGAATTAAAGTCAAAGAAGTCGGGCGGAAAGATGGCATTAAACTTTACCTAGAAGAAGGTAGCTGGGTGTTACTGCGTCCTTCGGGAACAGAACCACTGGTGCGCGTTTATATGGAAACCCACAGCCCCGAAAAACTCTCCCAAATCGCGCAAGTAATGGAGAGTGCGATTGCTAAATTAGGATAAGAGTTTCCACCGCAGATGAACACAGATAAAGATTTATCAATGTCTGTGTTCATTTGTTTTGATTTGTAATTTTTTATGAAGACAATTTCTAATTTGTTAATATCTGTTGTTATAGCTGTTTGGATAGTGGCGATCGCAATTCTTTCAGTTCAAAATGCCACACCAGTATCGTTAAAGTTTTTAAGTTTTCAATCAATTCAAATACCAGTCGGTTTAGTTCTGGCTTTTAGTGCTGCGATCGGGGTAATTGGGGTAGCTGTGCTGCAACCTCTGTGGGGGTTGGCTGGTTCCGGCGAAAATCGCTTGGAAGAGGATGCAGAGTTTTTTGTTGATGATGAGGATTTTTGAGGGATAAATTAACCGCCGATGCACGCGGATGCACGCAGATAAATTAGTTGACTTGGATGAGTTTTACAAGAAAACGCTATGAACAATACCTCAAGAACTGATTGGGATAGAATCAATGCTATGAGTGACAAAGATATTGACACTTCAGACATTCCAGCCTTGTCAGATGAGTTCTTTGCCAAAGCACAATTACGAATGCCTAACTCAAATGTAAAAATTACAGTTCAGATAGATCCTGAAACTTTTGCTTGGTTTCAATCACAGGGTGAAACTGCACAGCAACAGATGGCTGCGGCATTAAAGATTTATGCAGAAGCACACAAAGCTTATCCAACATTGGAAGCAAAGAATGGAAACTGACTATGATTTTAGCCAAGGTAAACGAGGCGCAATTGAGCCGACACCAGCAGGTAAAACTCGAATTACAATTCGCTTAGATGATAAAATATTAACTTGGTTTCGTGAACAAGTTCACCTAGCAGGTGGCGGAAATTATCAAAGTTTAATCAACGATGCTTTGCGTGAATACATTCAGCAGCGCCGTGAACCTTTAGAAGAAACATTACGGCGAGTTTTGCGCGAAGAACTTGAGCGCATCAAAAAATAAGTATAAAAATATAGAGATACGATGAGTCGCATCTCTACAAAAGCTATAGTATGTAAGCTCTAATTACTTTAGCTGCAAAATTAAAATGTCCATTCGTGGTTAGGGTCATTAAGTGCAGCACGGACGGAAGCTAAATTTGCTAAGTCTTTAAATGGACTAGATTTAGCTATCTCTGTGATTGAATTTAAAGCAAGGGCTAACTGTTCATTGTTACCTGATGCGATCGCGCCATCAACGACAGCAAATAAAGAGCGAAAATTTTCTGCCCGTTCATCAAAAGATCGTTCCAAATACGCCATAAGCAAGTCTCGCTGGGCATTAATTTTGGTAATTGTTTCTTTTTCCCAAGCATCAATTTCTCTACGCTTTGTTTTTTCTTGTTCAGCAATTGTCAAG
Above is a genomic segment from Aulosira sp. FACHB-615 containing:
- a CDS encoding BrnA antitoxin family protein, with the protein product MNNTSRTDWDRINAMSDKDIDTSDIPALSDEFFAKAQLRMPNSNVKITVQIDPETFAWFQSQGETAQQQMAAALKIYAEAHKAYPTLEAKNGN
- a CDS encoding LapA family protein, producing MKTISNLLISVVIAVWIVAIAILSVQNATPVSLKFLSFQSIQIPVGLVLAFSAAIGVIGVAVLQPLWGLAGSGENRLEEDAEFFVDDEDF
- a CDS encoding BrnA antitoxin family protein, with translation METDYDFSQGKRGAIEPTPAGKTRITIRLDDKILTWFREQVHLAGGGNYQSLINDALREYIQQRREPLEETLRRVLREELERIKK